Genomic DNA from Candidatus Sphingomonas phytovorans:
TATGGCGTCACTCAGGCGGAGCTAACCGCGGCACTCAAACGCGCCAACTCGGAAACCGGCGGCTCGGTCGTCGAAATGGCCGAGGCCGAATATGTCGTGCGCGCGACCGGCTATCTCGCCTCGCTGGACGATTTCCGGAGCGTGCCGATCCGCACGACCACAGGCGGGGTGCCGGTGACGCTCGGCGATGTCGCGACGGTGCAAGTCGGCCCCGAAATGCGGCGCGGTATCGCCGAGCTGAACGGCGAAGGCGAAGTCGCCGGCGGTGTCATCGTCATGCGCCAGGGCAAGAATGCGCGCGAGGTAATCGACGGGGTCAAGGCCAAGCTCGTCGAGTTGCGCGCGAGCCTGCCGCCCGGCGTCGAATTGGTCACCACCTATGATCGCTCGGGGCTGATCGATCGTGCCGTCGACAACCTCACCGGCAAGCTGCTCGAGGAGTTCCTTGTCGTCGCCCTGGTCTGTGCGCTGTTCCTGTGGCACGTCCGCTCGGCGCTGGTCGCGATCCTGACCCTACCGCTCGGCATTCTCGCCGCGTTCGTCGTAATGCGCGTCCAGGGTGTCAACGCGAACATCATGTCGCTGAGCGGAATCGCGATCGCGATCGGCGCGATGGTCGATGCCGCCGTCGTGATGATCGAGAATGCCCATAAGCATCTCGAACGCTGGTCGCATGATCATCCGGGTGAAGAAATACGGGGTGACGAACGCTGGCGGGTGATCACCGGGGCCGCTGCCGAGGTCGGGCCGGCACTGTTCCTGAGCCTCCTCATCATCACCTTCTCGTTCATTCCGATCTTTTCGCTGCAGGGGCAGGAGGGCCGGCTGTTCGCCCCACTCGCATTTACCAAGACCTATGCGATGGCAGCGGCCGCGATCCTGTCGGTGACCCTGGTGCCGGTGCTGATGGGATGGCTGATCCGAGGGCGGATTCCAGGTGAGGAAACCAACCCGATCAATCGCTGGCTGGGGCGGGCCTATCGTCCGGCGCTTGACTGGATACTCCGCCGGCCGAAAGCGACACTGTTGATTGCGGGCTTGGTGTTCGCGTCGAGCGTCATCCCGATCAGCCAGACTGGCGGCGAGTTCATGCCGGCGATGAACGAAGGCGATCTGCTCTACATGCCCTCGGCGCTACCCGGCATTTCAACCGCCAAGGCGGCGCAATTGCTCCAGCAGACCGACCGGCTGATCAAGACCGTGCCCGAAGTGGATAGCGTGTTCGGCAAGGCGGGCCGCGCCGAGACCGCGACCGATCCGGCGCCGCTGGAGATGTTCGAGACGACGATCCGGTTCAAGCCGAAGGAACAGTGGCGGCCGGGCATGACCCAGGCAAAACTGATCGACGAGCTCGATGCACGCGTGAAGGTGCCCGGCCTCGCCAATTTCTGGATCCCGCCGATCCGCAACCGGATCGACATGCTGGCTACGGGCATCAAGAGCCCGATCGGGATCAAGGTGTCGGGCGGCGATCTCGACCAGATCGATCGGGTCGCACAAAGAATACAGGCGGTCGCCAGGACTGTGCCGGGTGTGAGTTCCGCGCTGGCTGAACGACCGAGCGGCGGCCGCTATATCGACGTGCGGATCAATCGCGCTGCCGCAGCACGCTACGGCATGAACGTCGCCGACGTGCAGGATGTGGTGTCGGGCGCAATCGGCGGTGCCACGATCGGCGAGGCCGTCGAGGGGTTGGCACGCTATCCGATCAGCGTCCGCTACCCGCGTGAGGTGCGCGACAGCCCCGAAAAACTCGTCAACCTCCCGATCCTGACGCCATCAAGGCAGCAGATCACCCTGGGCACGCTCGCGGACGTTCGGGTTGCCAGCGGTCCACCGATGCTGCGCAGCGAGAATGGCCGGCCGGCGACCTGGATCTATGTCGACGCACGCGGGCGAGCACTGACCGATATTGTTGGCGACCTGCAGCGCAGCATCACGGCGAAGGTGCCGCTGCCGCCCGGCATCAGCGTCACCTATACCGGCCAGTTCGAGTTCCTTGAGCGCGCGATGGAGCGGTTGAAGATCGTGGTGCCAGCCACGCTCGCGATCATCTTCCTGTTGCTCTACCTGACCTTCCGTCGGCTCGACGAGGCCGCACTGATCATGGCAACGCTGCCCTTCGCGCTTACCGGCGGCGTCTGGCTGCTCTGGCTGATGGGTTACAACCAGTCGGTCGCAACCGGCGTCGGGTTCATCGCGCTGGCAGGCGTTGCCGCCGAGTTCGGCGTGGTGATGCTGATCTATCTGAAGCACGCGCTCGCCGAGGGCGGTGATGCGCCCGATACCGTGCAGGTCGAGAGCGCGGTGCGCGAGGGTGCGCTGCTACGTGTCCGTCCCAAGGCAATGACGGTGGCGGTGATCCTTGTCGGCCTGCTGCCGATCCTGCTCGGCTCTGGCACGGGTTCCGAAGTGATGAGTCGAATCGCCGCCCCGATGGTCGGCGGCATGCTGACCGCGCCACTGCTCTCGATGTTCGTCATCCCTGCCGCTTACCTGCTCATGCGGCGGCGGCCCGCACCCGTTCCCAGCCCGGAAGGAAAAGTCCCATGAAACCCGTCTATTTGATTGCCGTGATTGCCACCGCCATGCTGCTGCCTGCTTGTGGCCCGACAACCGAGACAACGACCACCGGACAATCGACGGCGACCAATGACACCGCCGCGATGCGCGATATGGCGATGCCCGCCGACGCGAAGATGGCCAGGAGCACCGGTACGGTCACAGCGATCGACACGGCAGCAGGCAAGATCACGCTTGCCCATGCGGCAATCCCGGAGGTGAACTGGCCGCCGATGACGATGACGTTCGGCACCAAGCTCGAA
This window encodes:
- a CDS encoding efflux RND transporter permease subunit; the encoded protein is MIERIIRASVKARGFVVLAALVLVVIGIFAVRTTPVDALPDLSDVQVIIRTSYPGQAPQIVENQVTYPLATTMLSVPGARVVRGYSFVGDSFVYVLFDDGTDLYWARSRVLEYLSQVQGRLPPGATAALGPDATGVGWIYEYALVDRTGRLDLQQLRSLQDWFLRYELKAVPGVAEVASIGGMVKQYQVLVDPQKLISYGVTQAELTAALKRANSETGGSVVEMAEAEYVVRATGYLASLDDFRSVPIRTTTGGVPVTLGDVATVQVGPEMRRGIAELNGEGEVAGGVIVMRQGKNAREVIDGVKAKLVELRASLPPGVELVTTYDRSGLIDRAVDNLTGKLLEEFLVVALVCALFLWHVRSALVAILTLPLGILAAFVVMRVQGVNANIMSLSGIAIAIGAMVDAAVVMIENAHKHLERWSHDHPGEEIRGDERWRVITGAAAEVGPALFLSLLIITFSFIPIFSLQGQEGRLFAPLAFTKTYAMAAAAILSVTLVPVLMGWLIRGRIPGEETNPINRWLGRAYRPALDWILRRPKATLLIAGLVFASSVIPISQTGGEFMPAMNEGDLLYMPSALPGISTAKAAQLLQQTDRLIKTVPEVDSVFGKAGRAETATDPAPLEMFETTIRFKPKEQWRPGMTQAKLIDELDARVKVPGLANFWIPPIRNRIDMLATGIKSPIGIKVSGGDLDQIDRVAQRIQAVARTVPGVSSALAERPSGGRYIDVRINRAAAARYGMNVADVQDVVSGAIGGATIGEAVEGLARYPISVRYPREVRDSPEKLVNLPILTPSRQQITLGTLADVRVASGPPMLRSENGRPATWIYVDARGRALTDIVGDLQRSITAKVPLPPGISVTYTGQFEFLERAMERLKIVVPATLAIIFLLLYLTFRRLDEAALIMATLPFALTGGVWLLWLMGYNQSVATGVGFIALAGVAAEFGVVMLIYLKHALAEGGDAPDTVQVESAVREGALLRVRPKAMTVAVILVGLLPILLGSGTGSEVMSRIAAPMVGGMLTAPLLSMFVIPAAYLLMRRRPAPVPSPEGKVP
- a CDS encoding copper-binding protein; the protein is MKPVYLIAVIATAMLLPACGPTTETTTTGQSTATNDTAAMRDMAMPADAKMARSTGTVTAIDTAAGKITLAHAAIPEVNWPPMTMTFGTKLEILNGVAVGDKIAFDVTIKDNVGEVTAVHKQ